The Akkermansia sp. RCC_12PD genome contains the following window.
AATGTCCACGGGGATTTCCGGGTCGTAAATGCATTTGAGCGTGTCCCAGACGCGTTCCTCAAGCGTGGCGTTCTCGTCCAGACCGGTCGTTTCCGGGGAATTTTCCACGGGCTCGGCGCCCAGCGCGTCCGCGTCTTCCCTGGAAATGCGGGCCAGGCCGTAGTCTGTAGCCACGGTATAGGTGCCTCCCAGAATCTGGGTGATGTACACGCGCTCCCCCTCCGGCAGGGTAAGCACATCCCCGCTGGGGATTTGCACCGCCGTCACTTCTCTTTTGAGTTCTACTACCTGGTTCAACATAAATCCTTGCGTTTAAAAGGCCGTCCGGCTGCGGACACGCTCCGCGCTCCGCGGAAAACAGCGGCAGGACGGCTCTGGGCCGCCCGGCAGCGCCTGTGCACGGAGAGCATACGGCGTATTTGCACTACCGTCTAGGTCAAATACTGTTCTGCCCACGCCGGGAACATTCTTCATGACAGGAAAGCGCATGCCGCAATGTTTTGGAAAAGCCGCCGGAAGCGGAAAGCTTCGTACTTGCCTACACGTATGAAAAGGTGTAAAAGGTCCGGGCTGTCCAGACTGCCGTCAGTCCGGGACCGGTGACACACGCATATTCAACATCATATTCCATGTTAGATTTTTTACGCAAACATACAATCGTCATCATGGCGGCCATGGCCCTGGTGTTCGTGGGCCTCATGTTCATCGGTGGGGACGTAAGCGGCGGTTCCCTGTCCGGCATGTTCAAGCAGACTTTCGTAACCGTGGACGGGAAGTCCTACGGAGAGAAGGATTACGTCAATATGGGCCACACGGGCCTCAGCATGGCCTATTCCTTTTCCTCCAGCTTCGGCCCCCTGGTTCAGAACAACTTTGCCACGGAACAGGATTTGCGGAATATCTGCTACCTGCTGAAGACCAGTGATCCCAATGCCGCCTTTCTGGCCTACCGCGGCATCATCCGCCGGGAGGCGGAACGCCTGGGCCTCACCCCCAGCAATGCGGAGATTGACGAGGCCATCTGCAACATCCCGGAATTTCTGAATGACAAGGGCGTGTTCGACCCCAAGAAGTATGACGATTTCATTTCCATGCGCGGCAATCAGGGCAAGAAGCTCCAGGAAGAAATCCTGCGCGGCCTGATGGGGGACACCATGAGCCTGGTGCGCATTCAGGACGTCGTGGCCGGCGGCATTGCCGTGGAATCCAATTTTGCCCAGGCCGTGGCGGAATCCGAAAACCAGCAGATC
Protein-coding sequences here:
- the sufT gene encoding putative Fe-S cluster assembly protein SufT is translated as MLNQVVELKREVTAVQIPSGDVLTLPEGERVYITQILGGTYTVATDYGLARISREDADALGAEPVENSPETTGLDENATLEERVWDTLKCIYDPEIPVDIVDLGLIYDVTVTELENGLHHVAVKMTLTAPGCGMGPHLVMEAKDRIEALEGVEAADVDMVWDPPWNQEMVSEEGKMKLGLI